A single window of Liolophura sinensis isolate JHLJ2023 chromosome 6, CUHK_Ljap_v2, whole genome shotgun sequence DNA harbors:
- the LOC135469180 gene encoding small ribosomal subunit protein mS26-like, with the protein MACLCGLMRQLTVVTRRTYPCLNNTNLTHQVRWRKPRWVPVAKTKVFNVREPTPINAEEDVELFKEFNSYRTELKTIRTFLVKWQQDIKTEDISEEELQRAEEEEHRRLMEINRQWNAEVAVQREKRQKEEVAAKQLRKRKEQEQEEDEELEMLEQASRYVQLESEQAKTFVTEETLDEEVEKVLNMRKDYNFAIDAEGNKVTYENKDAKKSEQAG; encoded by the exons ATGGCATGTCTGTGTGGCTTAATGAGGCAGTTAACAGTTGTGACAAGGCGAACTTATCCGTGCTTGAACAACACAAATCTGACGCATCAAGTGCGATGGAGAAAGCCAAGATGGGTCCCAGTCGCTAAAACTAAAGTTTTCAACGTTAGAGAACCGACTCCAATTAATGCAGAGGAAGATGTTGAATTGTTCAAGGAGTTTAACAGTTATAGGACCGAGTTAAAGACTATCAG AACATTTTTGGTTAAGTGGCAGCAAGACATTAAAACTGAAGATATTAGTGAGGAAGAACTGCAAAGAGCAGAAGAGGAAGAGCACAGGAGACTGATGGAGATAAACAGACAGTGGAATGCGGAGGTTGCGGTCCAGAG GGAAAAGCGACAGAAAGAAGAAGTGGCTGCTAAACAGTTGCGTAAAAGAAAGGAACAGGAGCAAGAGGAAGATGAAGAGCTGGAGATGCTGGAACAGGCCAGCAGATATGTCCAATTAGAAAGT GAACAGGCTAAGACATTTGTAACAGAAGAGACATTGGATGAAGAAGTGGAGAAAGTGCTAAATATGAGAAAGGACTATAACTTTGCTATTGATGCTGAAGGGAATAAAGTGACCTATGAGAACAAAGATGCCAAGAAATCAGAGCAGGCTggataa